A window of the Streptomyces sp. JB150 genome harbors these coding sequences:
- a CDS encoding bifunctional aldolase/short-chain dehydrogenase: MATHPEAAALLARSHRLGSDPRNTNYAGGNASAKGTDTDPVTGGEVELMWVKGSGGDLGTLTEAGLAVLRLDRLRALVDVYPGVEREDEMVAAFDYCLHGKGGAAPSIDTAMHGLVDARHVDHLHPDSGIALACAADGEKLTAECFGDSVVWVPWRRPGFQLGLDIAAVKEANPRAIGCVLGGHGITAWGDTAEECERNSLHIIRTAETFLAERGRAEPFGPVIEGYGALPEAERRERAAALAPYVRATASQDRPQVGHFTDTDVVLDFLARAEHPRLAALGTSCPDHFLRTKVRPLVLDLPPAAPLEEAVARLKQLHAAYREEYAAYYERHAEPDSPAMRGADPAIVLIPGVGMFSFGKDKQTARVAGEFYVNAINVMRGAEAVSAYAPIEESEKFRIEYWALEEAKLRRMPKPKPLATRVALVTGAGSGIGRAIAHRLVAEGACVVVADLNAGNAAAVAEELGGPDQAVAVTVDVTSEEQITEAFKAAVLAFGGVDLVVNNAGISISKPLLETSAKDWDLQHDIMARGSFLVSREAARVMIAQGLGGDIVYIASKNAVFAGPHNIAYSATKADQAHQVRLLAAELGEHGIRVNGVNPDGVVRGSGIFAGGWGAQRAAVYGVPEEKLGEFYAQRTLLKREVLPEHVANAVFALTGGDLTHTTGLHVPVDAGVAAAFLR; this comes from the coding sequence ATGGCTACTCATCCCGAAGCCGCCGCTCTGCTCGCCCGTTCGCATCGGCTGGGGTCCGATCCCCGCAACACCAACTACGCCGGCGGGAACGCGTCCGCCAAGGGCACCGACACCGATCCCGTCACCGGGGGTGAGGTGGAGCTGATGTGGGTGAAGGGGTCCGGGGGCGATCTCGGGACGCTGACCGAGGCGGGGCTGGCCGTGCTGCGGCTGGACCGGCTGCGGGCCCTCGTCGACGTGTACCCGGGGGTCGAGCGCGAGGACGAGATGGTCGCCGCGTTCGACTACTGCCTGCACGGCAAGGGCGGGGCGGCGCCGTCGATCGACACCGCCATGCACGGGCTCGTCGACGCCCGGCACGTCGATCACCTGCATCCGGACTCCGGCATCGCGCTGGCGTGCGCGGCGGACGGGGAGAAGCTGACCGCGGAGTGTTTCGGCGACAGCGTGGTGTGGGTGCCGTGGCGGCGGCCCGGGTTCCAGCTCGGGCTGGACATCGCCGCGGTGAAGGAGGCGAACCCGCGGGCCATCGGGTGCGTCCTCGGCGGGCACGGGATCACCGCGTGGGGGGACACCGCGGAGGAGTGCGAGCGCAACTCGCTGCACATCATCCGCACCGCGGAGACGTTCCTGGCGGAGCGGGGCAGGGCGGAGCCGTTCGGGCCCGTCATCGAGGGCTACGGCGCGCTGCCCGAGGCCGAGCGGCGGGAGCGGGCGGCGGCGCTGGCGCCGTACGTGCGGGCCACCGCCTCGCAGGACCGGCCGCAGGTCGGGCACTTCACCGACACGGACGTGGTGCTGGACTTCCTGGCCCGCGCCGAGCACCCGCGGCTCGCCGCGCTCGGCACCTCCTGCCCCGACCACTTCCTGCGCACGAAGGTCCGCCCGCTGGTCCTCGACCTGCCGCCGGCGGCCCCGCTGGAGGAGGCGGTCGCACGGCTGAAGCAGCTGCACGCCGCGTACCGCGAGGAGTACGCCGCCTACTACGAGCGGCACGCCGAGCCGGACTCCCCCGCGATGCGCGGCGCCGACCCGGCGATTGTGCTGATTCCGGGCGTCGGCATGTTCAGCTTCGGCAAGGACAAGCAGACCGCGCGGGTGGCGGGCGAGTTCTACGTCAACGCGATCAACGTGATGCGGGGCGCCGAGGCGGTGTCGGCGTACGCGCCGATCGAGGAGTCGGAGAAGTTCCGGATCGAGTACTGGGCGCTGGAGGAGGCCAAGCTCCGGCGGATGCCGAAGCCGAAGCCGCTCGCCACGCGGGTGGCGCTGGTGACCGGCGCGGGCAGCGGGATCGGCCGGGCCATCGCGCACCGGCTGGTGGCCGAGGGCGCGTGTGTCGTCGTCGCCGATCTGAACGCGGGAAACGCGGCCGCCGTGGCCGAGGAGCTGGGCGGGCCGGACCAGGCGGTCGCCGTGACCGTGGACGTGACCTCCGAGGAGCAGATCACGGAGGCGTTCAAGGCGGCGGTGCTGGCCTTCGGCGGGGTGGACCTGGTGGTCAACAACGCGGGCATCTCCATTTCCAAGCCGCTGCTGGAGACCTCCGCGAAGGACTGGGACCTGCAGCACGACATCATGGCCCGCGGCTCGTTCCTGGTGTCGCGGGAGGCGGCCCGGGTGATGATCGCGCAGGGTCTCGGCGGGGACATCGTCTACATCGCCAGCAAGAACGCCGTGTTCGCCGGCCCGCACAACATCGCCTACTCCGCCACCAAGGCCGACCAGGCCCACCAGGTGCGGCTGCTGGCCGCAGAGCTGGGCGAGCACGGCATCCGGGTCAACGGGGTCAACCCGGACGGCGTGGTGCGCGGCTCGGGCATCTTCGCGGGCGGCTGGGGCGCGCAGCGCGCGGCCGTGTACGGGGTGCCGGAGGAGAAGCTGGGCGAGTTCTACGCCCAGCGGACGCTGCTGAAGCGGGAGGTGCTGCCGGAGCACGTGGCGAACGCGGTGTTCGCGCTGACCGGCGGGGACCTCACGCACACCACCGGTCTGCACGTCCCCGTCGACGCGGGCGTCGCCGCCGCCTTCCTGCGGTGA